DNA sequence from the Arthrobacter crystallopoietes genome:
TGCGGTGGATGAAATCGGCGGCAGGGTCCCCGTCCTGGCCTCCGCCACCGGACCCACCTTCCAGGCCATCGAGCAGGCGAAGTCGGCCGAGGCCGCCGGTGCGGATGGCCTGCTGCTGCTGCCGCCGTACCTGACCGAGGCGGACCAGGAAGGCCTGATCGAACACGTCAGCGCCGTCTGCCGCGCCACCAACCTCGGCGTCATCGTCTACAGCCGGGCGAACGCCGTCCTGACGGACACCTCGGTGGCCATCCTGGCCGAACGCAACCCGAACCTGATCGGCTTCAAGGACGGCATCGGCAACATCGAGCAGATGACCCGGATCTACGCCAAGGTGGGCGAGCGCCTCGCCTACATCGGCGGGCTGCCGACGGCGGAGACTTTCGCGTTGCCGCTGCTGCAGCTGGGCGTGAGCACCTACTCCTCGGCGATGTTCAACTTCGTGCCCGAGTTCGCGCTCGGCTTCTACCAGGACGTCCGCGCCGAAAACCGCACGGCCGTCTACCAGAAGCTCAACGACTTCGTCATTCCGTACCTGGACATCCGCGACCGGGTGAAGGGCTACGGCGTGTCCATCGTCAAGGCCGGCCTGACCGCCGTGGGCCGCGACGGCGGCAAGGTCCGCCCGCCGCTGCAGGACCTCACCGAGTCCGACCTGCACGAACTGACCACCCTGATCAACAAAATCAGCTAGGAGATTGCCCGTGCCCATTACAGGAAATTCCATCATCGCCGGCACCCCCGTCAACGGGACCGACGGCGAGGTCAACGCCATCAACCCGGCCACCGGCGAAAAGCTTGAGCCCGCCTTCGGCATGGTCAGCGTGGCCCAGCTCGAAGACGCCACCAAGGCCGCCGAAGCAGCGTTCGACACCTACCGTGCCACCTCCCCCGAAGTGCGCGCAGCCTTCCTCGAGCGCATCGCCGACAACATCGAAGCCATCGGCGCCGAGCTGACCGAACGCGGCACCGCCGAAACCGGCCTGCCCGCCGGCCGGCTGGAAGGCGAGCGCGGCCGCACCATCGGCCAGCTGCGGATGTTCGCCGCAGTGGTCCGCCAGGGCGACCACCTGCAGGTGCGCATCGATCCCGCACAGCCGGACCGCAAACCGGCGGCCCGCGTGGACATCCGCCAGCGCCACATTCCGCTGGGCCCGGTTGCCGTGTTCGGTGCCAGCAACTTCCCGCTGGCGTTCTCCACCGCGGGCGGCGACACTGCCTCCGCGCTGGCCGCCGGCTGCCCGGTGATCGTCAAGGCGCACAACGCACACCCGGGAACCGCGGAACTGGTGGGCCAGGCCTTGGCGAAGGCCGTCAAGGACAGCGACCTGCCCGACGGCGTCTTCTCGCTGCTCTTCGGTGCCGGCCGCTCCGTCGGCCAGGCACTCGTGGCGGATCCGCGCATCAAGGCCGTGGGCTTCACCGGGTCGCAGGCCGGCGGGATCGCCCTGATGAAGACCGCGGCGGCACGGCCGGAGCCAATTCCGGTGTATGCAGAGATGTCCTCCATCAACCCCGTGTTTGTCCTGCCCGGCGCCATCGCCGACGACGCGGCCGCGCTGGCCGGCGACTTCGTCGGATCGCTGACCATGGGGGCCGGCCAGTTCTGCACCAACCCCGGGCTGGTCTTTGTCCCCGAAGGCACAACCGGCGACGCCTTCATCAACGCCGCAGCCGGCTCGCTGCGTTCCTGCGCCGGCCAGACCATGCTCACACCGGGCATCGCCGGCGCGTGGGAAGAAGGCGTGAAGGAACTTGCAGCGGCCGACGGCGTGGAACAGGTCGCCGAGGGCACTCCGGGCGCCACCGAGAACGCCCCGGCACCGCGGCTGTTCAGCACCACCGCGGAGAACTTCGCGGCCTCGCCGCGGCTGCAGGAGGAAGTCTTCGGGGCGGCCGGGCTCTTCGTGCGCTACTCGGACGCGGCCGAACTCGCCACCGCCACCGAGAACCTCCAGGGGCAGCTCACCGCGACCGTCCATTACGCGCCGGGCGACGAGGCAGCGGCCCGCGAGCTGCTCCCCGTCCTGGAGCGCAGGGTGGGACGCATCCTCTTCAACGGCTGGCCCACCGGCGTCGAAGTTGGACACGCTATGGTCCACGGCGGGCCGTTCCCGGCGACGTCCGACTCGCGGTCCACCTCCGTGGGCAGCCTGGCCATCCACCGCTTCCAGCGCCCGGTCAGCTACCAGAATGTTCCGGCCGAGCTCCTGCCGGAGCCGCTGCAGGACAACAACCCGTGGAAACTGAACCGCCGCCTCGACGGCAGCGTAGAAACCCTGAAGGACTAGCGCATGGCAAGCAACACCCCCACGATCGTCTCGGTCGAAGCCGTCCCGGTTGCCGGCCACGACAGCATGCTGCTGAACCTCAGCGGTGCCCACGGCCCGTTCTTCACCCGGAACATCGCCATTATCACCGACAGCAACGGCAACACCGGACTGGGTGAGGTACCCGGCGGCGAAGCGATCCGCAGCACCATCGAGGAAGCCGGCAGCATCCTGGTCGGCCAGCCGATCTCGCTGTACCGGCAGCTGCTGCGCAAGGTCTCCGTGGCTTTCGCCGACCGGGATGCGGGCGGACGCGGTGCGCAGACCTTCGATCTGCGCACCACCATCCACGCCGTCACGGCGCTGGAATCCGGGCTGCTGGACCTGATGGGCCAGCATCTGGGCGTGCCCGTGGCCGAGCTCCTCGGCGAAGGCCAGCAGCGGGACAAGGTCCAGATGCTGGGCTACCTGTTCTACGTTGCCGACCGGACAAAGACCGACCTGCCGTACCTGGCCGAGGACAACCCGGCCGACGATTGGGAACGGCTGCGCCGCGAGGAGGCCATGACGCCGGAGGCGATTGTGGCTCTGGCCGAAGCCGCCCAGCAGCGCTATGGGTTCCAGGACTTCAAGCTCAAGGGCGGCGTGCTCCCGGGCAAGGAAGAGGTTGCCGCGGTGACCGCGCTGGCCAAGCGTTTCCCGGAGGCCCGGATCACGCTTGACCCCAACGGCGGCTGGCTGTTGCAGGAAGCCATCGAGCTCTGCAGCGGGCTGGGCGACGTCCTGGCGTACGCCGAGGACCCGTGCGGTCCGGAAGGAACCTACTCCGGCCGCGAAACCATGGCGGAGTTCCGGCGGGCCACCGGACTGCCGACGGCCACCAACATGATCGCCACGGACTGGCGGCAGATGGCCCACGCCATCCGGACGAACGCCGTCGATATTCCGCTGGCGGACCCGCATTTCTGGACCATGCAGGGCTCGGTTCGAGTGGCGCAGCTGTGCAACGACTTCGGCCTGACCTGGGGTTCGCACTCGAACAACCACTTCGATATCTCGCTCGCGATGTTCACGCAGGTGGGCGCAGCGGCGCCGGGCAAGATCACTGCGCTGGATACGCACTGGATCTGGCAGGACGGCCAGGGGCTGACCACGGAGCCGCTGCAGATCAAGGGCGGCTACATCGAGGTACCGGCGCGTCCGGGCCTCGGCGTCGAGCTGGACCGGAAGGCGCTCGAGGCCGCGCACCAGCTCTACCTCGAACACGGGCTCGGTGCCCGGGACGATGCCGCGGCCATGCAGTACCTGGTGCCTGGCTGGGAGTTCAACCCGAAGCGGCCGGCCCTGGTGCGCTAGGAAAGCTGGTCCGCTAGTAAAGTCAAAGGGTCCGGCCCCGCTGTCCCAGGCGGCGGGGCCGGACCCTTTTTGCGTGGAATACGGAGGTATGTGTTGGTCGGCGTCCTGATTGGTTTCGCCATAGTCGGCGCCGTCATTGTGGTTGGCTATATTGCCGCCCGCTTCCAGATCGGCGGCCCGCACGCCGGACAGGCGCTGACCCAGACCGCCTTCTTCATCACCAACCCGGCACTGCTGTTTACCGTGCTCGCCCAGGCTGATCTGGAGGCGGTCTTCTCCGCCTACGTGCCGATTGCCCTGATCACCGCGCTGGCGACGGCGGGGCTCTACGTGCTGCTCAGCCGGATCTGGTTCCGCCGCCCTGCCGCCGAAACCGCAGTAGGAGCCATGGCCAGCTCGTACGTCAACGCGAACAACATCGGCATTCCGATCGCCCTCTACGCGCTGGGGAACGCGACGCCGGTGGCGCCGGTCCTGCTGATCCAGCTGCTGTTACTGGCGCCGGCGTACCTGACGATTCTGGATCTCTCCTCCGGACGCAAACCTTCGCTGAAAAACATCCTGACGCAACCGTTCCGCAATCCGATGATCATCGCGTCGTTTCTGGGCGTGGCCGTGGCTTGGACCGGCGTCGAACTTCCCGAAGTGGTCTGGGAGCCGCTGATGCTGCTGGGCGGTGCGGCCGTGCCGCTGGTCCTGATGGCTTTCGGCATGTCGCTGCGCGGCAGCCGGCCGCTGAAGGTGAGCGAGGGCCGCACCGAGGTCATCGTCGCCACCGCCCTCAAGTCAGCCGTGATGCCGCTGCTCACGTACGTAGTGGCCACGTTCCTGTTCCGGCTGGACGCGGAGCTGGTCTTCGGGGCGGTGATCATGGCGGCCCTGCCCTCGGCGCAAAACGTCTTCCTCTTCGCCAGCCGCTACGGCCGCGGCATCACGATGGCCCGCGACGTGGTGCTGCTGTCCTCCGCGCTGGCGGTGCCGGCCCTCATCGTCGCAGCCTGGCTGCTGGCCTAGCGCCGGGACCGTCGGCTATCCGGCCCCGGGCTTCAACCGCATCTGCTCCGGCTTTTCCAACAGGAGCCACCGCGGCCGTCCATCACGCTCATGTCCCCGCGGGGTGAACCGGTCGGCTTCAACGAGCTGCTCCAGCCCGAGTCCGGTAAGCGACTGGACGTCCTGCACGGGAACTTGGAAAGTCCGGTACGGCCCGAGCGGCGGAATCTCGCCCGCTGCCGTGGCGGCCGCGGTCTGCCGTTCCAGTTCGAGCTCGTCCAGCAAGGGGGACTGGTCCAGGATGTAGGCCGTGCATGCGATTCCTTCCGCGGCACGCCAGGCGGCTACTTTCCAGAACAGCAGCGGGATCGAAAAGCCCCGGTACTGCGGATCCGCGCTGTCGAAGACCGGACCGGTGAAGACGCTGAGCCGGGTGTCGTAATTGTCCGCGTGGTCCAAGAGATAGTCCTCCAACCCCAGCCACAGCTCCTTGGACTGGTTGAAGGTATTCACCTGCGGCGCCGCATTCGTATAGAAAAAGGTCTCGGTGTTGGCCTTGGCGGCCTCGGCGCGACTGCCCCACACCGGGTCCAGCCGCCGCACCAGGTGCCCGCGATCCAGGTCGTTTCCGCGATACAGCTCTTCACCGGCCTGCAGCTCCGCGGCCAGCCTCGGATCCAGCCGCCAGCTGTCTTCCCGCGGCAAGTCCTGGAGCCGGTCGCCGTCGATGTTCACTGCGGCCAGCTCCGCGAGCCGTTGCTGGGTGTTGAGGCAGATCGTGAAATGCGTGTAGTCCAGCACCTTGACTGCGGTTGCCGGACGGGGAAGTTCAACGGTGGTCAGCAGGAAGTCCGCGCTGTAGCCCTGGGTCATGCTTCCATCCTGCGGCACCCGCATGAACGGCAGGAAGCGCCAACCGGAAATCCGGTTGACGCTTCCGCGACCGTCAGTTTCTGCGGTCCTAGTCTACGAATTCGGACTGCGTCTCAATGAAGTCCCAGTCCTTCGGCGCGAGCGTTGTGTCTTTCAGATCCGGGCCGCCCGCGTTATAAACCTCGAGGGCGACATCCGACTCGATGCTCTCGGCCCGCAGGTTCTGCCGGAACCACTGTTTGGTTGCCGTGTGCAGCTCCGGCCACCACTGTTCAATGCTCTTCTCAGTCATCTCAGGCCCTCCGTTGTCGTCTGGTTCCACCGTAAGTGCGGACAGCGGCGGGTACAAGGTCATCCCGGGAACGAACAACTGAAGGATGTAGCTGGGTCGACGGACCCAGCTACATCCTTCGAGATATACATCGGACTTAGCGCAACCAGCGCAGGGACGGGGACGACGTCAGGGCCGACCACTGGCGGCCCAGGCCGAACGTGTTGCCGGCGTGTGTTGCAGCCAGGACGATCATTGCCGCCGCGTAGACGATGTGCTCGTCGATGATCGGATTGGACTTGAGCGGCAGCGAAGACAGCCACATCAGGATCATAAGGGCGGTGCCGCCGACAGCGGCAGCACGGAGCGCGATGCCAAGAACCAGCGCCGTACCAACGGCCAGCAGCCCAAGCATGAAGGCCCAGTCCACGACCGGCGCGCCAGCCAGCGACTGGAACAGTCCGGCGAACGAGCCCTCCAGGCTGCCTAGGTAGCCTGCAGTGGGCGAGCCGCCCGCGATCCAGGCCTTCTCGGGTGTCGTGGCGAAACCGAGGCCGAACGTCTTATCGACGAAGGCCCAGAGAAAGACCGAACCCAGCAGGATCCGCAGTATCGCCAGCGGACGGGCACGCCGCGGGAGCACTGCCTGGCGCCTCTCTAGGGAGTCCGCAGAGGGAGCCGGCGCTGTCATGGTGTGGGGTGTTTCCTGCATGGTTGACATAGGTGTTTTCTCCTGGGGAGTGGGGAAAAGTGGTCTGTGGAGCGGGGTTTGTCTATCTAACCGGCGCGCACTGTCCTACGCGTTCGCACACTGTCCTGCGCATTGCCGGGAGCCCCCTGCCAGCCGCAGATCCCGGCTCAGTGCCGGTCGATCCGTCCAGGAGAAGTCAGGGCGACTCCGTCTTGGGCTGGTTAATTTGGTACCGTACCGACAGGAAATTGCATTGCGCAAATCTTTCATGATGTAATTTTGCGCCCGCTCGGCGCAATTGGGTGATGTGCGCCACGTTGATGCGGCGCCGGCAACATCCGTGGTTAAAGGAAATACGCCGCGCCACTGAAGGGCTGCCCCGGTCGCACTCCCGGGCCGCGAACGCAGGTTGCCTCGTGTGTTGAACGTCACATAATGAATGGCCCTCTGTTGATCGCCTTTTCAGATGCACGACGGCGGAAGGCCGGTTCGGCGAACCCTCTGGCTACGTTACCCATGGAGTGGGTAACGATCACGGCGGAAGGGGGATCCGCCGTCGTTCTTGGGTTTACAGCCACGCGTGGCGCAGTATGGTGTGAGTCACAGATTGATTCTCAAGGCACGTCCAACGAGGGCGCTGAGGAGATTGAGGCATGCGCGATAGTCAGATCACGGTCAACGGCCAACTGCGCGATTGCGGCGGGGCCGGCCCGCACACCCGGTTGCTCGACTGGCTGAGAACGCAGGGCTTGACCGGGGCGAAGGAAGGATGCGCCGAAGGTGAGTGCGGTGCGTGCGCCGTCCTCCTGGCCCGCCCCGACGGAGCCGACCGAAGCCGCTGGACCTCAATCAACGCGTGCCTGCCTCCTGCCTTGGCGTTCGACGGCCAGGAAATCGTGACCGCAGAGGGCCTCGGCACCGCACCGGGTCCCTGCGCCGAGGAGGCTCTGCACCCCGTTCAACGGGAGATGGCAGACCGCGGCGGAGCGCAGTGCGGCTACTGCACGCCAGGGTTCATCTGCTCCATGGCCGCCGAGTACTACCGACCGGAGCGGAACGCGGCCGGTTCCGGTGCGGCGCAGACCGGGACCGCGGTGGCCGGCGAGGAACATGCGACCGACCATGAAAGCGGACCCAACGGCTTCGACCTGCACGCCCTGAGCGGCAATTTGTGCCGGTGCACCGGCTACCGGCCCATCCGGGACGCGGCGTACGCGCTCGGCTCGCCCGATGGATCCGACCCGCTGCTGGTCCGGCAGGGCGGGCCCGCCCCTGCCGCGCGACCTACGCAGAAGACCGTGGACGGCGCCCGCTTCATCCGGCCTTCGGGCATGGAGGAGCTCTTCGCCCTGCTCGAGCAGAATCCGGAGGCCAAGCTGGTCGCCGGCGCCACCGACCTCGGGGTGGAGGTGAACCTGCGGCACACGCGGCCGCCGCTGACCCTTGCCATCGACCGGCTGGAGCCGCTGCGGGTGCTCGACGTCGGCAGCGACCGGATCAGCATCGGGGCGGCCCTGAGCCTGACCGAGATCGATCGCGGGCTGGCCGGGCGCGTGCCGTTGTTGAGCCAACTCTTCCCCCAGTTCGCCTCCCCGCTGATCCGCAATACGGCAAGCCTGGGCGGCAACCTGGCAACAGGTTCGCCGATCGGGGATTCGGCGCCGGCGCTGCTGGCGCTGGACGCGTCGGTCGTGCTGGCCTCCGCGGGCGGTGAGCGGGAAGTCCCGCTGGCCGAGTACTTCATCGGGTACCGCCAGAGCGTGAAGAAACCCGGCGAGCTCCTGCGCGAGGTGTGGATCCCGCTGCCACTGGCGGAAAACACCGCCTTCTACAAGATCGCCAAGCGCCGCTTCGACGACATTTCGAGTGTCGCCGTCGCCTTCGCCATGCAGCTCGACGGCGGCACCGTATCCTCCATCCGGATAGGCGTCGGCGGCGTTGCGGCCACACCGATCCGCGCAACCGGAACGGAGCAGGCACTGGCGGGCCAGCCGTGGACAGCTGAAACGGCCGAGGCCGCCGCCGCCGTCATGTCCGCCGAAGGCACGCCGATCGACGATCTGAGGGCGAGCGCCCGCTACCGCTCGGCCATGCTCGGCCAGGCAATGCTCAAGTTTTATGCGGAAACAGCATCCGCTGTGGAGGTAGCCCGATGAAATCCCTTGCCGACCGCCCGGTCAATCCCGTTGTCGGCGTGACCGTGCCGCATGAGAGTGCCGCACTGCACGTCACGGGAACTGCGCTGTACACCGACGACCTCATCGTGGGCCGACAGAATGTGCTGCATGCCTGGCCCGTCCAGGCGCCGCATGCCCACGCCGTCGTGACTTCCTTGCGCACCGAACCCGCGCTGCAGGTCCCGGGAGTGGTCCGGGTCCTGTCCGGGGCGGATGTTCCGGGCGTCAACGACGCCGGAACCAAGCACGATGAGCCGCTTTTCCCCACCGAGGTCATGTACTACGGCCATGCCGTCTGCTGGGTGCTGGGCGAAACGCCCGAGGCCGCACGGCTGGGCGCCGAGGCAGTCGACGTCAGCTACGACCCGCTCCCCTCGCTGCTGACGCTCACCGAAGCTATCGAGGCGGAATGCTTCCAGGGCCTCCAGCCGACCCTCAGCCGGGGCGACGCCGACGCCGCCCTTGAAGGGGCCGTGCATCGGTTCACCGGCGAGATCGAGTACGGCGGCCAGGAACACTTCTATCTGGAGACCCACGCATCGTTCGCGTACGTCGATGAAGGCGGACAGATCTTCGTCCACAGCAGCACGCAGCATCCGTCGGAGACACAGGAAATCGTGGCGCACGTGCTGGGCCGGCACAACCACGACGTCACGGTCCAGTGTCTGCGCATGGGCGGCGGTTTCGGCGGCAAGGAAATGCAGCCCCACGGCTTCGGCGCGGTCGCTGCGCTGGGCGCCGTACTCACCGGCCGGCCCGTACGCCTGCGCCTTAACCGCACCCAGGACATCACCATGACCGGCAAGCGCCATCCGTTCCATGCCAGGTGGGAGGCCGGCTTTGACCAGGACGGCCGGATCCAGGCGCTGAAGGCTACGCTGACGAGCGACGGCGGGTGGAGCCTCGATCTCTCGGAGCCGGTCCTAACCCGTGCACTGTGCCACGTGGACAATTCCTACTGGATTCCCAACGTGCACGTTGATGGCCGGATCGCGAAGACCAACAAGACTTCCCAGACCGCGTTCCGCGGCTTCGGCGGCCCGCAGGGCATGTTCCTCATCGAGGAGATCCTGGGCAGAGCCGCCCCGCTACTGGGACTCGAGCCCGGCGAGCTGCGGCAGCGCAACCTTTACGTTCCAGGGCAGACCACGCCGTACGGCCAGCCGGTCCGCCATGCCGAGCGGCTGCATGCCATCTGGCAAACCCTGCTGGAACGTTCCGACGTCGTGCGCCGGCGGGAAGATATCGACGCGTTCAACGCTCGGCACCCGCACAACCGGCGCGCCCTCGCCATCACCCCGGTGAAGTTTGGCATCTCGTTCAACCTCACTGCCTTCAACCAGGCCGGCGCGCTTGTGCACGTCTATAAGGACGGCTCCATCCTGATCAACCACGGCGGCACCGAAATGGGCCAGGGCCTGCACACCAAGATGCGCCAGGTTGCCGCCACGGCCCTGGGCGTTCCGCTGGACTTCATCCGCCTGGCCCCCACCCGCACGGACAAGGTGCCGAACACGTCGGCCACTGCGGCCAGCTCCGGAGCAGACCTGAACGGCGGGGCCATCAAGGACGCGTGCGAGCAAATCAGCGCACGGCTGGCCGAGGTGGCGGCCCGCAAGATGAATATCCATCCCGACGACGTCCGCTTCGCCAACGGCAAGGTGACCGGGATCGGTTTCCACGACCGGGACATTGCCTTCGCCGATCTGGCCAATGACGCCTACTTCCAGCGGATCCCGCTCTGGGCTGCCGGCTATTACCGCACCTCGGGACTGCACTGGGACAGCGCCCGCATGCAAGGCGAGCCGTTCAAGTACTTCGCCTACGGGGCAGCCGTTTCCGAGGTGGAAGTGGACGGGTTCACCGGCGCGTACCGCCAGCTGCGCACGGACATCGTTCACGACGTCGGCGACAGCCTCTCGCCGCTGATCGACCTCGGCCAGATCGAGGGCGGCTTCGTCCAGGGCGCCGGATGGCTGACGCTCGAGGAACTGCGCTGGGACGAATCCGACGGCGAGCACCGGGGCCGCCTGGCGACCCAGTCGGCCAGCACCTATAAGCTGCCCAGCTTCTCGGAGATGCCCGAGGAGTTCAACGTCCATCTCTTCGAGCAGGCTACCGAGAGCGGCGTCGTCTATGGTTCCAAAGCGGTGGGTGAACCGCCGCTCATGCTCGCCTTCAGCGTCAGGGAGGCCCTGCGCCAGGCGGTAGCTGCGTTCGGAGCCGGGGACCGGCCGGTGGAATTGGCCAGTCCGGCCACCCCCGAGGCGGTTTTCTGGGCGATCCAGGCAGCGCGGGAGACAACCTCAAAGGCTTACGACGGCGGGGCCCGGGTCGGGGACGAATCCTCGCCTTCATCTGTCAGTACCGCAGCAGGCTGAGATGGACTGGCTGCAGGCGCTGCAGGATCTGCGCTCGGCTGGCCTGCCCAGCGTCCTGGCTACTGTGACCGAGGCGCGGGGCCATGCCCCGCGGGAGGCGGGAGCAAAGATGGTGGTCGGCACCGAAGCCACCTGGGGCAGCATCGGCGGCGGCAACCTCGAGGCAACGGTCATCGACCGGGCGCGCGCGCGGCTCCGGGCAGGCAGTACGGTCCCCGAGAGCCTGCCGTTCCCGCTTAATGAACACGCCGCCACCGAGCACGGGCAGCAGTGCTGCGGAGGGGTGGTTACCGTTCTGCTCGAGCCGTTTCCCGCATGTGCCACCGTTGCCATCTTCGGCATGGGGCACGTCGGCCACGAACTGGCCCGGATCCTTTCCCGCCTGCCGCTCCAGCTGCACCTTGTGGACAGCCGGGCCGGACAGCTTGATCCCACGCAGCTCACCGACATCCTGGGAGGGCCGGCCGAAGTCCACCCCCAGCACAGCCCCGTTCCGGATTCCATCTTGGGCACACTGCCGCCGGGGTCGCACGTGTTCATCATGACCCACGACCATGCCGAAGACTTCCTGCTGTGCGATGCCGCGCTGCGCCGGGGCAACCTCGGCTCGGTGGGCCTCATCGGCTCCTCGGCCAAGTGGTCCAGGTTCCGACAAAAACTGCAGGCCGAAGGGCATGACTCCCACGCCATCGACACCATCAGTTGCCCCATCGGACTTGCCGGCCTTCCCGGCAAAGACCCGGCCGCCATCGCAGTCAGCGCAGCGGCCAGCCTGCTCCCGGCCCTGTCGAAGCACCTGGCCGTCTGACGGCTCACGGTTCTGTCCCCATCCTCCCGACGATGCCGGCCGGGCATGTCAGGATCGCGGAACTCTAGACCAAGGTGTTCACCTCATTTAAGGTGAACACTGTGCGCTTTGCGACGCAATCAGCTCCACAAGTTCCTCAACTCATTCAAACTCTTGATAAGGATCTGCCATGGACCGCATGATTTTCGCCAACCTCCCCGTCTCCGACCTGCAGAAGGCCACGGACTTCTACCTTGGCCTGGGCTTCACCCTGAACCCGGACTTCAGCTCCGATGACGGTTCCTGCATCGTCATCTCCGACACCATCTTTGTGATGCTCCTGAAGCAGGACTTCTTCTCAGGCTTCCTGGCCGACGGCAGCACCCCGCATCTGGGCTCCAACGCCAAGGAGGTCCTGAACTGCCTCACCGCCTCCTCTGCCGAGGAGGTCGACGACCTGGTGGCCAAGGCACAGGCCAGCGGCGGCAGCGTCTACCTGCCGGCGAAGGAAAGCATGCCCGGCATGTACGGTGCCTCCATCGCCGACCCCGACGGCCATGTTTGGGAACTGCTCTGGATGTCCCAGGACGCCGTGGCCGAGCACGAGCACCAAGAGGCCAGAGCCGCGCAGGCCTGACCCGGAACAGCGTTAAGTACAGACGGGCGGCCCCGTTATGGGACCGCCCGCCGTCGTCGTTAGTTGGGGTCTTCGGTTATTCGCCGACGAGTTCTTCGTAGAGCCTGTGCACGCGCGCGTCGATCTCGTCGCGGACCAGGCGCATCCGTTCCATGCCGTGGATGTCGCGCAGGCTCGGTTCGCCGATTTCCCAGCGCTCGTAGCGCGTGCCCGGAACCTCTTCCAGCTGCGCGTTGGTGCCCAGAATAACGACGACGTCGGCCGCCCGCTGCGCTTCTTCGGTCACCGCAGTAGGCGTGCCGCCGCTGATGTCGATGCCCTTTTCGAGCAGCGCCTCGGCCGATTCCTGGTTGACCGCGGTCCCGGGCTTGGTGCCGCACGAACTCACGTCCACCGCATCGTTGGCCAGTTTCTCCATCAGGCCGGCGGCCATCGGGGACTTGCCGCTGTTGGAGGAGCAAACAAAGAGGACGCTGGGTTTACCTGGCTGCGGGGTCATGGGGTCGCTTTCTGCTGGCAGTTTCCGAAGAAGGGCGTGAAGTCCATTATGCGCAGATCGGCTGCCGGGAGGGCTTCCGTGCAGGCCGGGAAAGCGAAGGCTCTTGATAGTAGCCGCGGTTCTTGTTGCACTGGTCTATACAGCCAGCGCCGGAACGTTTCTTCACCCCGGAGGCACCGCCGGCAGAAGCAAAGGACCCGACATGACCGAGACCAACAGCCACAAGCCCACCGTCCTCTTCGTCTGCGTCCACAACGCGGGCCGCTCGCAAATGGCCGCCGCCTACCTGGAGCACCTCTCCAGGGGCGCCATCGATGTCCGGTCCGCCGGTTCGCGGCCGGCCAAAGAGGTCAATCCTGCGGTGGTAGAAGCCATGGCGGAGGACGGGATCGACATTTCCGGCCGCACCACCAAGCAGCTCACCTCGGAGCAGCTCCACGACGCCAACATGGTCATCACCCTGGGTGGCGGCGTCGATGTCCCCGTCATCCCCGGCCGGAAGTACGAGGACTGGGAGCTGACGGATCCTGCCGGCAAGGATGTTGGCGCCGCCCGCGTCCTGCGCGACGA
Encoded proteins:
- a CDS encoding xanthine dehydrogenase small subunit, producing the protein MRDSQITVNGQLRDCGGAGPHTRLLDWLRTQGLTGAKEGCAEGECGACAVLLARPDGADRSRWTSINACLPPALAFDGQEIVTAEGLGTAPGPCAEEALHPVQREMADRGGAQCGYCTPGFICSMAAEYYRPERNAAGSGAAQTGTAVAGEEHATDHESGPNGFDLHALSGNLCRCTGYRPIRDAAYALGSPDGSDPLLVRQGGPAPAARPTQKTVDGARFIRPSGMEELFALLEQNPEAKLVAGATDLGVEVNLRHTRPPLTLAIDRLEPLRVLDVGSDRISIGAALSLTEIDRGLAGRVPLLSQLFPQFASPLIRNTASLGGNLATGSPIGDSAPALLALDASVVLASAGGEREVPLAEYFIGYRQSVKKPGELLREVWIPLPLAENTAFYKIAKRRFDDISSVAVAFAMQLDGGTVSSIRIGVGGVAATPIRATGTEQALAGQPWTAETAEAAAAVMSAEGTPIDDLRASARYRSAMLGQAMLKFYAETASAVEVAR
- the xdhB gene encoding xanthine dehydrogenase molybdopterin binding subunit; this encodes MKSLADRPVNPVVGVTVPHESAALHVTGTALYTDDLIVGRQNVLHAWPVQAPHAHAVVTSLRTEPALQVPGVVRVLSGADVPGVNDAGTKHDEPLFPTEVMYYGHAVCWVLGETPEAARLGAEAVDVSYDPLPSLLTLTEAIEAECFQGLQPTLSRGDADAALEGAVHRFTGEIEYGGQEHFYLETHASFAYVDEGGQIFVHSSTQHPSETQEIVAHVLGRHNHDVTVQCLRMGGGFGGKEMQPHGFGAVAALGAVLTGRPVRLRLNRTQDITMTGKRHPFHARWEAGFDQDGRIQALKATLTSDGGWSLDLSEPVLTRALCHVDNSYWIPNVHVDGRIAKTNKTSQTAFRGFGGPQGMFLIEEILGRAAPLLGLEPGELRQRNLYVPGQTTPYGQPVRHAERLHAIWQTLLERSDVVRRREDIDAFNARHPHNRRALAITPVKFGISFNLTAFNQAGALVHVYKDGSILINHGGTEMGQGLHTKMRQVAATALGVPLDFIRLAPTRTDKVPNTSATAASSGADLNGGAIKDACEQISARLAEVAARKMNIHPDDVRFANGKVTGIGFHDRDIAFADLANDAYFQRIPLWAAGYYRTSGLHWDSARMQGEPFKYFAYGAAVSEVEVDGFTGAYRQLRTDIVHDVGDSLSPLIDLGQIEGGFVQGAGWLTLEELRWDESDGEHRGRLATQSASTYKLPSFSEMPEEFNVHLFEQATESGVVYGSKAVGEPPLMLAFSVREALRQAVAAFGAGDRPVELASPATPEAVFWAIQAARETTSKAYDGGARVGDESSPSSVSTAAG
- the xdhC gene encoding xanthine dehydrogenase accessory protein XdhC, with the translated sequence MDWLQALQDLRSAGLPSVLATVTEARGHAPREAGAKMVVGTEATWGSIGGGNLEATVIDRARARLRAGSTVPESLPFPLNEHAATEHGQQCCGGVVTVLLEPFPACATVAIFGMGHVGHELARILSRLPLQLHLVDSRAGQLDPTQLTDILGGPAEVHPQHSPVPDSILGTLPPGSHVFIMTHDHAEDFLLCDAALRRGNLGSVGLIGSSAKWSRFRQKLQAEGHDSHAIDTISCPIGLAGLPGKDPAAIAVSAAASLLPALSKHLAV
- a CDS encoding VOC family protein encodes the protein MDRMIFANLPVSDLQKATDFYLGLGFTLNPDFSSDDGSCIVISDTIFVMLLKQDFFSGFLADGSTPHLGSNAKEVLNCLTASSAEEVDDLVAKAQASGGSVYLPAKESMPGMYGASIADPDGHVWELLWMSQDAVAEHEHQEARAAQA
- a CDS encoding low molecular weight phosphatase family protein, with product MTPQPGKPSVLFVCSSNSGKSPMAAGLMEKLANDAVDVSSCGTKPGTAVNQESAEALLEKGIDISGGTPTAVTEEAQRAADVVVILGTNAQLEEVPGTRYERWEIGEPSLRDIHGMERMRLVRDEIDARVHRLYEELVGE
- a CDS encoding arsenate reductase ArsC; this encodes MTETNSHKPTVLFVCVHNAGRSQMAAAYLEHLSRGAIDVRSAGSRPAKEVNPAVVEAMAEDGIDISGRTTKQLTSEQLHDANMVITLGGGVDVPVIPGRKYEDWELTDPAGKDVGAARVLRDDIKARVQSLVSGLLPALHPDAS